A region of Ornithodoros turicata isolate Travis chromosome 5, ASM3712646v1, whole genome shotgun sequence DNA encodes the following proteins:
- the LOC135395777 gene encoding tigger transposable element-derived protein 6-like produces the protein MAGTKRKRTDLTAGMRKRICVRFKENPSSHLELAEWAKRELSLDVGRSTITTVLKEADKWLKVSTDESNRVRARPPKHVQLERSLQLWFNDVRAKGAIINDAMLTEKAKVYGTLLGIEGFSCSAGWLSRFKNRNGIRNFQLHGEAASVDENTVALGRARLREILASYSEDEIYNLDETGLLFRLGPMSSLATTHAAGTKRSKDASP, from the exons ATGGCCGGAACGAAGCGGAAGAGGACTGACCTGACAGCCGGAATGAGGAAGCGAATCTGCGTCCGGTTTAAAGAGAACCCGTCTTCCCACCTCGAACTCGCTGAATGGGCAAAACGGGAGCTATCCCTGGATGTAGGAAGGTCAACCATCACCACTGTACTCAAGGAAGCAGACAAATggctgaaagtttccacggacgAGTCTAACAGAGTTCGAGCACGACCACCGAAACATGTGCAGCTCGAGAGATCCCTGCAGCTATGGTTCAACGACGTCAGAGCGAAAGGAGCTATCATCAACGACGCCATGCTCACGGAGAAGGCCAAAGTGTACGGAACGCTTCTTG GAATTGAGGGCTTTAGCTGTTCTGCGGGTTGGCTGAGCCGTTTCAAGAATCGCAATGGAATTCGCAACTTTCAGCTTCATGGCGAGGCTGCGTCCGTCGACGAGAACACCGTGGCACTGGGTAGAGCTAGGCTTCGTGAAATTCTGGCCAGCTACAGCGAGGATGAAATTTACAATCTCGACGAAACAGGACTGCTTTTCAGGTTGGGCCCAATGTCATCACTTGCAACGACGCATGCCGCTGGAACAAAGCGTAGCAAGGACGCATCACCGTAG